gagtccttaatttaattataataataaataattattaattaatgaATTATCATCTCTTTAAGAAAACACAAATACAATATTCTAATGATGCATGAAATATTATTTTCTGATATTTTAGCAGGGTTATAAAATTATACTATATTAACCTAGACTTAGTGTTATATTATGTTTATAAGTATTGTAATTATGTGACACTTGTACATCAAACTTCGTAGAATTATAATATCATTAGGGTCAAACTGTTGGTTATGATGGTTGAAACTGGCGCCAAACAACCGCCAAATCATATGTGTATATATGAATGCCTGCAACAATGGTCATTCACCAAAAAATAAACGTCATTTCCTTATTCATTCCCTGTGTTCTTTTGATTTAATGGAATTTTGCAAGATAAAAGAAAGGGACGAGGCTACAAGTCTTATACGTTAGGCCATCGATATCGgcacaaacaatcaaacaacaaATTACAACTATGCAGAAGAATATGTGGTCACTAGCACCGACGGCGGGTTATGGTCTGCAGTCTGGTATGTCAATACACACTACAAGAATCATCACTCTGATAACATTACACAATTTAAGCATATAAAAAACTCTTTTGGTGTTGAATCAAGAGTGGGTGAATCGGATATTTTATTTATAAGGGGTATGGGTATTGTAGAAATGAAATTGGAGAACGAATATATAAGGATTCATAGCATATTTTAATCCACTGGATTAGAGAAAAATGTattaagggtctgtttggtatgggggaATGGAATGGATAAGGTAATGGAATgtatgaggtaatggaattgatcattaccattccatgtcttgtttggttaccatgtgtgaatgaaATGAACAATTACTTTTTGTTGCTTGGTATGCGAAaaagacgaaggaataaaatcaGATGGCGGTGGTCAGTGATGGGCGATGATGGGGCGTGGTGCTAGGTGTCAGTTGTAgcggcgacggtggtggtgggtggagacGACGGCGGATGGtgacaatggtggtggtggtggatgtcgGTGGAGgtaggtggcggcggtggcgatggtggtggcagGAGTGGTCGGGGGTGGTAGCAGCGGCGACAGTGGTCGGAGAtggcggtgggtggtggcggttgaCTGCGGTGGCGGCGGTGATCGAAGGTGGCAGTGGCAATGGTGGCGGCGATGATCGAAGGTGGGTGGTGGCGATGATCGGAGGTGGCAGTGGCGACGGTGGGTGGCGGCGAGGAcggaggtgggtggcggcggtaggtagtggcggcggtggtggcgcgtggcggcggaggtgggtgacagcggaggatgacggtggtggtggtggtggtggtggtggtgtgctagcaacggtggtgggttgtggtgttgttaatgatGGGTGAAGAGGGAATGGAACGAAAAAAAACAGGGGGGacggatggaatgattttgagggaatggaatgcattttggaatggacgattccattccatcgaccaaccaaacactttattctttattcccttacaatgatccattccattccacctctcattcctacATACCAAACGCTGCCTAAGTCTTGAACAACTATGTCTACAAGGCTATTGTAACATCTCGTACTTTCAGGTTAACGACGTTAACTGTTTCCGTTAAGTATTATTCGTTTACACGCACAAGTTTTAACACATGAAGTTAAGTTGATTAACTTTGCAAATAGAGGGACTTGCGAGTCTTTATACAAAAGTTATTATGTTGATGACTTTCTACCTAAGTTTTGATTTAGAAAACTTGGGGGAGCTTTTGTGCATTtgctttagttttttttttttttaaatatatatataaccaatCCCCAAACCCTAGATCGCCCCACCTCCCATTCATGTactccccccccccctctctctctctctctagcacacacacacatacatctTTCGGATCATCATCTCTTCATCTTGAGGCCCTTGCTTGCTTCCGGTAATCATCTAATTGTTGTTTATATTTCGTATACATgtgtgaaacttgtaattttgATTAGTTGATGCATGATA
Above is a window of Helianthus annuus cultivar XRQ/B chromosome 14, HanXRQr2.0-SUNRISE, whole genome shotgun sequence DNA encoding:
- the LOC110907456 gene encoding uncharacterized protein LOC110907456, encoding MVVVVDVGGGRWRRWRWWWQEWSGVVAAATVVGDGGGWWRLTAVAAVIEGGSGNGGGDDRRWVVAMIGGGSGDGGWRRGRSWVPVEQPKPHSHGEKVANGFDYV